Proteins from a genomic interval of Candidatus Gracilibacteria bacterium:
- a CDS encoding DUF86 domain-containing protein, translating to MKKNPKIFIKHIRDSIKEIEKYARGTNKEKFSGMKMLQDALIRRIEIIGEAVKQLPPAFKKQYPEIAWKEIAGMRDILIHEYFGVNINVVWKTIQKDIPKLKEQIEELLERLG from the coding sequence ATGAAAAAAAATCCTAAAATTTTCATCAAACATATCCGTGACAGCATCAAAGAGATTGAAAAATACGCTCGCGGCACCAATAAAGAAAAATTTAGCGGGATGAAAATGCTTCAAGATGCCCTTATTAGACGCATTGAAATCATTGGCGAAGCGGTTAAACAATTACCGCCTGCGTTCAAAAAACAATATCCGGAAATCGCATGGAAAGAAATTGCCGGGATGAGGGACATTCTCATTCATGAATATTTTGGCGTGAATATCAATGTGGTATGGAAAACCATTCAAAAAGACATTCCAAAACTCAAGGAACAAATCGAGGAATTGCTTGAGAGGCTTGGGTAA
- a CDS encoding nucleotidyltransferase family protein yields MTIQTIKRQIIPILKLEGVTKASIFGSFATGDETERSDVDLLVRFQGGASLLDLSRLKLKLEEKIGRKVDILTYDSVHPYLKKIISDEQKLIYEKKS; encoded by the coding sequence ATGACTATCCAAACCATCAAACGACAAATCATTCCCATTCTCAAACTCGAAGGAGTCACAAAAGCCTCCATTTTTGGGTCTTTTGCCACAGGCGATGAAACCGAACGTAGCGATGTAGATCTTTTAGTACGATTTCAAGGAGGAGCCAGCCTCTTGGATCTTTCTCGGCTTAAATTAAAACTTGAAGAAAAAATCGGACGAAAAGTCGATATTTTGACCTACGATTCCGTACACCCTTATCTTAAAAAGATCATCTCAGACGAACAAAAACTCATCTATGAAAAAAAATCCTAA